The Geomonas agri genome contains the following window.
GCAGGTGTCCGATGAGAGGGAAAACCAGCAACGCGATGGCATTGAGGGTGAAGACAGTGCCGAGCGCGACTGCCGTCTCGTCGTCTTTGGCATCAATCACCGGTGCCATCGCTGCTATGGCGCTGCCGCCGCAGATGGCGGTTCCGGCGGAAATGAGTATCGAGGTGTTACTGCCGGTGCCAAAGAGTTTCCCCAGCAGGTAGCCCACGGCGAGCGTACAGCTGATCCCGACGATGGTGTAGAGCAGGTTTGCCCTCCCTGTCTGCAGTACTTCACCTATCTCCAGTCCGAAGCCCAGCCCCACTACGGAAAGCTGCAGGGTGATCTTGCTCAACCGCGCCGTGCGCGTCAGCCATGGATTCCCGAACACCAGGGCATACGCTATCCCTAATGCGAGTGCGACTCCTGTGCCGCTCCCTGGTGCGGCGGCTGCTATCAGCATCAATCCCAAGACGACGATCCGAACTTCTACCCTCTGCATTGTCCCCTCCAATATGTGGAAATCATGGTTGGATCATATCGCTATTGCTATATAAATAAAAATGAGTAATATAATTTTTTTGGATCAAAATTATTTATGAAGTGGTGCGGTCATGGCTATTACGCTGAGGCAGTTGGAGATCTTCGAGAAAGTTGCGATGTGCGGGCAGGTGACGCAAGCGAGCAATCAACTGCTCTTGACGCAGTCTGCGGTCAGCATGGCGCTCGCGGAACTGGAGCGGTTGTCGGGGGCGCCGCTCTTCGAGCGTTCCGGGCGGCGGCTCTATTTAAACGATCGCGGTCGGCAGTTGCTCCCCGAGGCCCGGGAGGTGCTGGCAAGGGTGCACAGGATAGAGAGGTTCCTGGAGGAATCGATCGGGACCCCGACGGGAACGCTGGTAGTCGGTGCGAGCACTACCATCGGCAATTACCTCCTTCCTGCAATGGTCGGCGAGTTCTCGCGTCTCTACCCTGGCGCCAAGGCTCTTTTGCAGGTGGGCAACGCGCTCCAGGTAGAGCAGGGGGTCGAGGCGGGCGAGCTGGATCTCGGGTTAATCGAAGGGCTGCAGCACCTCCCGTCCCTCGAGGCCTCCCCTTGGCGGCGGGATGAATTGGTGTTGATCGTGGGGAAGGATCACCCTTGGGCATCGCTGGGGCGAGCGACGCCGGACATGCTGAAGGATGCGGCCTGGATCATGAGGGAAACGGGATCCGGCACCCGGGAGATTTTTGAAGCCGCCATGGAGAGGGCAGGGGTGAGCTACGCGGTGGCTCTTGAACTGGGGCACACGGAGGCGATCAAGAAGGCGGTGGAAGCTGGGTTAGGGGTAGGGTGCATCTCGCGCATGGCCGTGCAACGTGAGCTCGACCAGGGATGGCTGTACGAGGTGGCCAATCCGGTCGACCTGCAGCGAACCCTGTTGATCGTAACCAGGAAAAACGACTATCGCAGCGCCTTGTTCAAGGCTTTCCTGGATCTGCTGGAAAACAATAAAGAGCTTTAGACTAAGGATAGGGGTGAGCCGCCGCTCCTCGCCCTGGGACTTTCAGGGTAGGGAGAAATAGAAGGTGGCGCCCTTGCCCGGCTCTCCTTCGGCCCACACCTCGCCTCCGTGCCGCTTGATGATTCTCTCCACCGTTGCCAGCCCGATACCGAACCCGCCGCTTCGTTGCGACCCCGGCAGACGCCGGAACGGGACGAATATCTCCTTGGTCTGCGCCGCGTCGAAGCCGATACCGTTATCCCTGACGTAGAACGCCGGCACGCCTTCACGGATGGTACTTCCGAACTCGATGACAGTCTCCTTCCGTCCCGCCGTGTACTTCCACGCATTGCCGAGCAGGTTGGCGAGGACCACCCTGAGCAACTGGCTGTCCCCCTGTGCCGACAGGCCTGGCGCTATGGTGAAGGTCGCCAGTCGCTGCGGCTCGGACCGCGCCAGTTCGGCCGCGATCTCCTCTGCTCCGAGGCTCAGGTCCACCGTTTCCTGCTTCGGTTCCGCGTGCGCCATCTCCGCGAATTCGAGCAGGGCGTTGACCAGCTTGTTCATCTTCACGGTGCCCTCGTAGGCTTTCTGGAGGAAATCGCGGCAGTCGTCGCCGAGCATGTTGCCGCACGTCATGCTGACAGCCTGGCAGTAGCCGCTGATCAGGTTCAAGGGTTGACGCAGGTCATGGGCCACCGTGTAGTTGAAGGCGGTCAGGTCGCGGTTGGCGCTCTCCAACTCATCCGCCCGTGACGACAGGGCCCGGTTCAGGTCCGCGATCTTCTGCTCCAGGACTTTTCTCTCAGTGATATCGTCGATGATAGCGACCATGAAAGTGTCCTTGCCGTTTCGGTCCTGTACCATGGAGACCGTTAGGGAGGCCCAGACGACGGTGTTGTCGTGGACGTAGCGTTTTTCCAGCGAATAGCTGCGCTGTTTTCCTTCCAGCAGAAGTTCATGGTGGCTGCGGCACACCGGCAGGTCCTCGGGATGGGTGAAGTCGTAGATGGTGGCGGGTACGCTGCCGCTGTTGCACCCCGCGATGTCGCAGTACTTGTCGTTGATGCGCAGGAAGGTACCATCCATGGCAACGTGCCCGACCCCGACGGCGGCCTGGTCGAAGGTAGCCTGGAGTCGCTGCTCGCTTTTGCGCAGCAGCTCGTTCTGCTCGGTAAAGCGGTGCTTCAGCTCCCTTACCTTGACGATCCCGGTCACGGCGGTATGCAGCTTGGATAAATTGACCGGTTTGAAAATGTAGTTGCTGAAACCGAGCTCGATGGCGCGTACCAGGAAACTGGTGTCGCTGTAGGCGCTGACTGCTATCAGGTCGACTTCCTGGTCTATTTCCCGGATGTGGCCCGCCATGGTGAGACCGTCCATCGCCGGCAACCTGATGTCGGTGAT
Protein-coding sequences here:
- a CDS encoding YeiH family protein yields the protein MQRVEVRIVVLGLMLIAAAAPGSGTGVALALGIAYALVFGNPWLTRTARLSKITLQLSVVGLGFGLEIGEVLQTGRANLLYTIVGISCTLAVGYLLGKLFGTGSNTSILISAGTAICGGSAIAAMAPVIDAKDDETAVALGTVFTLNAIALLVFPLIGHLLGLPQGVFGTWAGLAIHDTSSVVGAASAYGVQALKVGTTVKLARAIWITPVVLGFALLRGSRERISIPLFIIGFLLAATIRTALPAYGPQWDHVAALATHCLKISLFLVGLGLSREVFRRVGLRPMLQGVTLWVAVSCVTLAALLAIGIA
- a CDS encoding LysR family transcriptional regulator, translated to MAITLRQLEIFEKVAMCGQVTQASNQLLLTQSAVSMALAELERLSGAPLFERSGRRLYLNDRGRQLLPEAREVLARVHRIERFLEESIGTPTGTLVVGASTTIGNYLLPAMVGEFSRLYPGAKALLQVGNALQVEQGVEAGELDLGLIEGLQHLPSLEASPWRRDELVLIVGKDHPWASLGRATPDMLKDAAWIMRETGSGTREIFEAAMERAGVSYAVALELGHTEAIKKAVEAGLGVGCISRMAVQRELDQGWLYEVANPVDLQRTLLIVTRKNDYRSALFKAFLDLLENNKEL
- a CDS encoding sensor histidine kinase, producing MPTARERVTSILYVEDEAETRELIGNLLIEDHPHINILIASDGAQGLTLFKEHRPQIVITDIRLPAMDGLTMAGHIREIDQEVDLIAVSAYSDTSFLVRAIELGFSNYIFKPVNLSKLHTAVTGIVKVRELKHRFTEQNELLRKSEQRLQATFDQAAVGVGHVAMDGTFLRINDKYCDIAGCNSGSVPATIYDFTHPEDLPVCRSHHELLLEGKQRSYSLEKRYVHDNTVVWASLTVSMVQDRNGKDTFMVAIIDDITERKVLEQKIADLNRALSSRADELESANRDLTAFNYTVAHDLRQPLNLISGYCQAVSMTCGNMLGDDCRDFLQKAYEGTVKMNKLVNALLEFAEMAHAEPKQETVDLSLGAEEIAAELARSEPQRLATFTIAPGLSAQGDSQLLRVVLANLLGNAWKYTAGRKETVIEFGSTIREGVPAFYVRDNGIGFDAAQTKEIFVPFRRLPGSQRSGGFGIGLATVERIIKRHGGEVWAEGEPGKGATFYFSLP